The Brucella melitensis bv. 1 str. 16M nucleotide sequence CCAGAGCCTTGCTCCAACAATACATTCTCTTGAGAAGCACTTTAGAATCATTCTTAAAATATATGAAACCTTTTCTCACCTTTAAAATGAAAAAGGCCTGTTCAATTTACTGCGATCTGCCGGAAAACTGAAAGGCAGATGATTATTGACAGACGTCGACCCATTCGGCTTCGACCAAATCGGCCATTTTCTGCGGTGCGATACGCACGGCGCTGTTGGTGGCGCCGGCCGCAGGCACGACTTCATCATATGTCTTCAGCGAAATGTCGCAGAAAACGGGCAGGGCACCCGGCAATCCAAACGGACAAACACCGCCCACCGGATGGCTGGTTTCCGCCAGCACGGTTTGCGCATCCAGCATGCGCGGCTTTGTGCCAAAACGGTCCTTGAATTTGC carries:
- a CDS encoding YbaK/EbsC family protein, whose product is MSLESVKAFFASKAPEVEVIELPTSTATVPLAAEAHGVEPGQIAKTLSFSTKDQTILIVTRGDARIDNRKFKDRFGTKPRMLDAQTVLAETSHPVGGVCPFGLPGALPVFCDISLKTYDEVVPAAGATNSAVRIAPQKMADLVEAEWVDVCQ